Sequence from the Clostridium cylindrosporum DSM 605 genome:
CGGACCCGGCTCCAACAACGGACCCGGCTCCAACAACGGACCCGGCTCCAACAACGGACCCGGCTCCAACAACAGACCCAGTTCAATCAACTGATCAAGCTCCTGTAGTAGAGCCAGTTGCTTAATGAAATAGAATAAGAATTAACTATATTATATATAAGTTATCAAAAGCTAGCATTATGTAATGTTGGCTTTTTCTATTGTTTGGAAAATGAGCATAATTATTATGAGAAACGGAATACTATCAATAAAATAAATTATATAATTAATTTTTAAGGGGATGAGTAAAAGTATGCTTAAACATTCTAAGAATAGTCTTTTTGATGAAATAAATACTCATATACTAGAAGATAAAACTCCATCAGAGTATTTTAATGAAATTTCAAAAACTTCATTATTTAGAGAATATCCATTTGAACTATTATATAAATTAAAACAAACAGAGCAATCTCCAAAACATCATCCTGAGGGAAGTGTATGGAACCATACAATGCTTGTTATAGATGAAGCAGCAAAGGTTAGAGAAAGAAGTAATGATATAAAGGCATTTATGTGGGCAGCATTACTACATGATATAGGAAAGCCTGGTTCAACTAGAATTCGTAAGGGAAGAATAACCTCATATGATCATGATAAGTTAGGATCAAGTTTAGTGAGAGAATTCTTAAAGGAATTTACTTCCGACACTGTATTTATTGATAAAGTATCAGCTTTAGTTAGATGGCATATGCAAATTTTATTTGTAGTTAAAAACCTACCCTTTGGTGATATTGAATCTATGAAAAAAGAAGCGGATATAGAGGAAGTAGCTCTTTTAGGCTTATGCGATAGACTAGGGAGAACAGGGACTAATAGAGAAGAAGAAGAAAATAATATTAAAGTGTTTATTAAAAAATGCAAAGAATATTAAAATGAAAAAACTAATGAATAGGATTAAATTAAATACATTTGCTATAGTATAATTTAAAAAAATAGGCCCTTACTTTATGATTAGTAGGTGCCTATTTTTATTTTAAGATATTCATATTAGATGTTATCATAATTGATAATCATCTAATCCTAATAATTTTATAATTATAAATGATAGTATCATAAGCTAGTACAAAGAATTAAAGGCATTTTTTCCTTTGTACTATATGAAATGACTGGAGCGATACTATTGCTTTTTTAGGTGATGAATCTAATTAATACAAACATTACAAGGGTCGCCATGACCAGAGCTTATGGCTTCTTGCACTGTTCCTGAAAGTATAGTCTTGCTTCTTGATAGTGTTCTACAGTTAGTAGTTGAGTGGTATGACTTACCCTTAGGGGTAAAGTAGACCTCTCCTTTACTTGTATTAGTAGACGGATTTTTTTTAGGAAGGGTTACTGTTACATTACTATCCGATTTTTTGCTTGAATTCGTAACCTCATGGCTTAAAGTATTACCTAAGTTACTTGTAGACTTTTTGCTTCCATTGCCAGGGGATGTATAGCTACTTGGATTAGAATTAAATGTTATTATTTTTCCATCTGAAGTTGCAATAATAGTACCATTTTCATCTGTTCTATAAACCTTTATAGACTTACTCTTTAATTTATCCATTGTTTCCTTATGTGGGTGTCCATAGGAGTTACCTTTTTCAGTCATAATAACGGAATATTTAGGATTTACCTTATTTAAGAATGATGTTGTAGTAGATGAGCTACTTCCATGATGTCCAACTTTTAGAACATCAGCAGCTAAATCATAACCTTTATTAATCATTTCATTTTCGCTTATATCCTCTGCATCACCTTCTAGCAAGAAAGATGTGTTTTTATATGCTAATTTAAGAACTATGGAGTTGTTATTTAAATCCTCATAATTGTTACTATTAGGTGCCAGTATGGTTGTATTAGCAGTATCAAGAGTGAACTTTGAACCTGGAGTTGGTGTTGTAATTTTTAGTCCCTTACTTTTAATTGCATTCACTACATCCATAAAGGTTTTAGTTGTATGTGATACTTTAGGCATATATATTTTACCTATACTGAAACTTTTTATAACTTCGTCAAGTCCACCAATATGATCCTCGTGTGGGTGTGTTCCAATAACATAATCTAAATTATTTATCTTTTGTCTTTTTAGATAGTTGATTACCGTACTTGAATCAGCATTATTTCCAGCATCAACAAGCATATTAACTTTTCCATCTTGAATTAATATACTATCTGCTTGACCAACATTGATAAAGTGTACCTTAAATATTGAAGAGGTATTGCTGTTATTTTGTTTTATATTATTTTTATCTAGCGATTGATTTGCTGGAGTATCCGTTGTGTTAGTTACACCTGCTTCCTTATTTATATTATTACTTGGACTATCAGATCTACTTGAAACTTGAGTACATCCTGTAAGTAATGAAAATAGTAAGGCAAGGGTTACTGCAAAGGATAAGAATTTAATATTTTTAAATTTATTCATTTAGTGTTCTCCTATAATATGTCAATTTATTAGGTTATTCTACATAAAGTATTATAGTGGATAAATATATAAAATTAAAAGAATATATTAAGATTTAATTTAGAATCTTACATATAATTATAGATTCAAAATAGTATGGAATATTAGAGAAGAATTAAAATGGAATTACAAATGAGATGCTTAAAGATATGTATAAAAAGTAGAGTTAGTATATATTAACAATTTGTTTTTTATATTATATAATAATAGTTGATATGATAATTTATCTAATTTAGATGAATTATGGAACAAATAAAAGCTTTCTAATATGGTGAATTTTATGTATTTAAAAAATAATTAAATTTAAAAATTATAGAATATGGGTTAGATTATAAAAGAATTATATTAAGAATAATTATTTTATAAAAAACCAATGCAAAAATAGTAAAATATTATCTTTGTATTGGTTTTTTATTATAAAGTAGCTTTTAAAGCTAGTTATATAAATTGGGGGAGAGAAAATGGATAGCAATTTGATATCTTTAATTGACAATTTATCAATGTTAACAAATCTATATGATGTTGTAAGGATAGTAGATCCTTTAATCAAAAAAACAATATATTATGATAAAAGTAAAGGTAAGGTTGAAATTTCAAATAATAATTGTTATGATTTTTGGAAATCTAGTGAATATTGTCCTAATTGTATATCTATAAGAGCATATAATGAGAATGATACTTTTGTAAAAATTGAATATAACAAAGAAAAAATTTATATGTTAATGGCATCACCCATAACTATAGGTGATAAGAAATATATTTTTGAAATGTTCAAAGATATAACAGATACAGGTATTATAGAAAATATTTATAATAAAACAGTTGCAGAGATTCA
This genomic interval carries:
- a CDS encoding HDIG domain-containing metalloprotein, producing MSKSMLKHSKNSLFDEINTHILEDKTPSEYFNEISKTSLFREYPFELLYKLKQTEQSPKHHPEGSVWNHTMLVIDEAAKVRERSNDIKAFMWAALLHDIGKPGSTRIRKGRITSYDHDKLGSSLVREFLKEFTSDTVFIDKVSALVRWHMQILFVVKNLPFGDIESMKKEADIEEVALLGLCDRLGRTGTNREEEENNIKVFIKKCKEY
- a CDS encoding ComEC/Rec2 family competence protein; translated protein: MNKFKNIKFLSFAVTLALLFSLLTGCTQVSSRSDSPSNNINKEAGVTNTTDTPANQSLDKNNIKQNNSNTSSIFKVHFINVGQADSILIQDGKVNMLVDAGNNADSSTVINYLKRQKINNLDYVIGTHPHEDHIGGLDEVIKSFSIGKIYMPKVSHTTKTFMDVVNAIKSKGLKITTPTPGSKFTLDTANTTILAPNSNNYEDLNNNSIVLKLAYKNTSFLLEGDAEDISENEMINKGYDLAADVLKVGHHGSSSSTTTSFLNKVNPKYSVIMTEKGNSYGHPHKETMDKLKSKSIKVYRTDENGTIIATSDGKIITFNSNPSSYTSPGNGSKKSTSNLGNTLSHEVTNSSKKSDSNVTVTLPKKNPSTNTSKGEVYFTPKGKSYHSTTNCRTLSRSKTILSGTVQEAISSGHGDPCNVCIN